The following proteins come from a genomic window of Corallococcus sp. NCRR:
- a CDS encoding cold-shock protein, with amino-acid sequence MATGTVKWFNDAKGFGFITQDGGGEDVFCHHTAINMDGFRTLAEGQKVEFEVTKGPKGLQAQNVRAA; translated from the coding sequence ATGGCAACTGGTACCGTGAAGTGGTTCAACGACGCGAAGGGCTTCGGCTTCATCACCCAGGACGGCGGCGGCGAGGACGTGTTCTGCCACCACACCGCCATCAACATGGATGGGTTCCGCACGCTGGCCGAAGGCCAGAAGGTGGAGTTCGAAGTCACCAAGGGCCCGAAGGGCCTGCAGGCGCAGAACGTCCGCGCGGCGTGA